One genomic window of Candidatus Shapirobacteria bacterium includes the following:
- a CDS encoding queuosine salvage family protein — MIDVLKTTKYVADNSKLVKISTRAIEKLVNSVQESELDSFDLGYFGYNWPFDLQMELVFIFNAVNFCYWSGKGEQKWTVEIGGKKLDGAIALFKCLEEEANRNDSFFRPETLANLNENDLKRILRGNAEIPLFDERLECLRELGQVTKDRYGDYLKIIENSEHDAMKLVETITINFPRFNDVSEYSGKSIGFYKRAQLNVNMINSILVSVGQAPMLNIDKLTAFADYKVPQILRGMGIVKYSNTLSKKIDDYELIPVNSREEVEIRANTVWAVELIREELSKTFPVTSPEVDTVLWTRSQKKEPGEKPYHRTLTTAY, encoded by the coding sequence ATGATAGACGTATTAAAAACAACAAAATATGTAGCTGATAATTCAAAGTTGGTAAAAATCTCTACAAGAGCAATTGAAAAGCTGGTAAATAGTGTGCAGGAGAGTGAATTGGATTCGTTTGACTTGGGATATTTTGGCTATAATTGGCCTTTTGATCTTCAGATGGAATTGGTTTTTATATTTAACGCTGTAAATTTTTGTTATTGGTCGGGAAAAGGCGAACAAAAATGGACGGTTGAAATTGGAGGCAAGAAATTAGATGGGGCAATTGCTCTATTTAAATGCTTGGAGGAGGAGGCTAATAGAAATGACTCGTTTTTCCGACCGGAAACTCTGGCCAATTTAAATGAAAATGATTTAAAAAGAATTCTCAGGGGAAATGCAGAGATTCCATTGTTTGATGAGAGATTGGAATGTTTAAGAGAGTTGGGGCAAGTAACAAAAGACAGGTATGGCGACTATTTGAAAATTATTGAAAATAGCGAACATGACGCTATGAAACTAGTAGAAACAATAACTATTAATTTTCCGAGATTTAACGATGTTTCTGAATATAGTGGCAAAAGCATAGGGTTTTACAAGCGGGCACAACTGAATGTCAATATGATAAACAGTATCTTGGTATCTGTAGGACAAGCCCCAATGTTAAACATTGATAAGTTGACGGCATTTGCGGATTATAAAGTGCCACAGATACTTAGAGGGATGGGCATTGTCAAGTATTCAAATACATTGTCGAAAAAAATAGATGATTACGAGTTAATTCCCGTAAATTCAAGAGAAGAAGTCGAAATAAGGGCAAATACAGTTTGGGCGGTTGAGCTCATCAGAGAAGAATTAAGTAAGACGTTCCCCGTGACATCGCCTGAAGTTGACACTGTTCTTTGGACGAGATCGCAGAAAAAGGAACCCGGCGAAAAACCATATCACCGGACACTAACAACGGCTTACTAG
- a CDS encoding N-6 DNA methylase — MDTYQVLQKIFKNPEQDLFMFDDLSQINIYEKGEGMFYVKAISKLDEEKLVYNAKTGKSAPEEIVRQLYLVQLTKHYKYPKSLIELEKQVNFGREQKRADIVVYRPDGITPKIIIEVKAPSEDNDVQQLKSYLNAEGAPVGVALNGKTRLILYRPYPKDFDDTLDDIPASDEGIEDVLAKRKTLKDLRDIELKEVIEELQELVLANSGADVFDEIFKLIYAKLYDEKEALTRPNQELFFRKSPTGNPLETKRIIDDLFEGAKNEWPDIFSKDDNIKLRPEHLSVCIGRLQEARLFGSNLRIIDEAFEYLLPDVAKGKKGQYFTPRVVIDMCVQMLNPQKKEYVVDTACGSAGFLVHTMQYVWKNLPTPETHREYASRYLFGIDFDEKSTKISRAIMLIAGDGKSHIYKTTSLDSREWPERLKSDLNDLGLVRHFDNYDTDRNNRETFQQLGFDVLLANPPFAGEIKEKNLLAQYVLGKNSKGKLQNKVERHYLFIERNLDFVKAGGRLAVVLPQGIFNNTGDEYVRKYIMQKARILAVVGLHGNSFKPHTGTKTSIIFLQKWRDDELDQGGNPTTQDYPIFFATQKQSFKDNSGDYIYEKDNDGQLIKDESGNPKYLSDLDEIADAFVAWGKEQSLSFFK; from the coding sequence ATGGACACCTATCAGGTATTACAAAAAATCTTTAAAAACCCCGAACAGGACCTTTTCATGTTTGATGACCTTTCCCAAATAAATATATATGAAAAAGGTGAAGGGATGTTTTATGTAAAAGCAATTTCAAAACTAGATGAAGAGAAATTGGTCTACAACGCCAAGACTGGAAAATCCGCACCTGAAGAAATTGTTAGACAACTATATTTAGTGCAACTTACAAAGCATTATAAATACCCTAAAAGTCTTATTGAGCTTGAGAAGCAAGTAAATTTTGGACGTGAGCAAAAACGAGCAGATATAGTGGTTTACAGGCCTGACGGCATTACCCCGAAAATAATAATTGAGGTAAAAGCTCCAAGTGAGGACAATGATGTCCAGCAGTTAAAATCATATTTGAATGCTGAAGGGGCACCCGTAGGGGTTGCGTTGAATGGTAAAACACGCCTTATCCTATACAGACCATATCCAAAAGATTTTGATGACACACTTGACGATATTCCTGCCTCTGATGAAGGGATAGAAGATGTTTTAGCAAAACGAAAAACTCTTAAAGATTTGAGAGATATTGAGCTAAAAGAAGTAATTGAAGAATTGCAAGAGCTGGTATTGGCTAACTCCGGAGCTGATGTATTTGACGAGATTTTTAAACTGATATACGCAAAACTATATGATGAAAAAGAAGCTTTAACACGACCCAATCAAGAACTGTTTTTTAGAAAAAGCCCGACAGGAAACCCATTAGAAACAAAGCGAATTATTGATGACCTTTTTGAAGGAGCTAAGAATGAATGGCCCGATATTTTTTCTAAGGATGACAATATTAAACTACGGCCAGAACATCTTTCAGTTTGCATAGGAAGACTTCAGGAGGCAAGACTATTTGGTTCTAACCTCCGTATCATTGATGAAGCATTTGAATATTTACTGCCTGATGTTGCCAAGGGAAAGAAAGGTCAATACTTTACACCTCGTGTGGTGATTGATATGTGTGTTCAGATGCTTAATCCGCAGAAAAAGGAGTATGTGGTTGATACCGCCTGTGGGAGTGCAGGCTTCTTGGTCCATACAATGCAGTATGTTTGGAAAAACTTGCCAACCCCTGAAACTCATAGAGAATATGCTAGCAGGTATCTCTTTGGGATAGATTTTGATGAGAAGTCAACCAAAATTAGCCGAGCAATTATGCTTATTGCAGGAGATGGTAAAAGCCATATCTACAAGACAACCTCACTTGACTCTAGAGAATGGCCTGAACGGCTTAAAAGCGACCTGAATGACTTAGGTTTGGTCAGACATTTTGATAATTACGATACAGATAGAAACAATAGAGAAACTTTCCAGCAATTAGGCTTTGATGTACTGCTAGCCAATCCCCCTTTTGCTGGCGAAATAAAAGAAAAGAATTTGTTGGCTCAATATGTTCTAGGTAAGAACAGTAAAGGAAAACTCCAAAACAAAGTTGAACGCCATTATCTGTTTATTGAGAGGAATCTTGATTTTGTAAAGGCTGGCGGTCGTCTGGCGGTTGTTTTACCGCAAGGTATTTTTAACAATACGGGTGATGAATACGTCAGAAAATATATAATGCAAAAAGCTCGTATATTGGCGGTTGTAGGCCTGCATGGAAATTCATTTAAACCTCATACAGGTACTAAAACGTCAATCATTTTCTTACAAAAATGGCGTGATGATGAGCTAGACCAAGGGGGTAACCCCACTACTCAAGATTACCCGATTTTCTTTGCCACACAAAAACAGTCATTCAAAGATAATAGTGGTGATTATATTTATGAAAAAGATAATGATGGTCAGTTAATAAAAGATGAGAGTGGTAATCCGAAATATCTAAGCGACCTTGATGAAATTGCTGATGCTTTTGTTGCTTGGGGTAAGGAGCAAAGTTTAAGTTTCTTTAAATAA
- the recF gene encoding DNA replication and repair protein RecF (All proteins in this family for which functions are known are DNA-binding proteins that assist the filamentation of RecA onto DNA for the initiation of recombination or recombinational repair.), translated as MFLTKLLLENFRSHQKTLFEFDPKTNLIIGPNGSGKTNILESIYLLSHGKSFRSTSLSKLIMWDSSYSSVRGKLSTNNELSELEIQLTNDPAKTAVTRKLLINRAEKLRKEFIGQIKTVIFHPDDIRLVAGSPGRRRDFLDEIFMQSEWRYSSALSQYNRALKHRNELLDLIRCGKNNKSELYYWDQSLTKNDKIVHDFRLSFIKHLNNFFQNHPDLEINTISINYYPSFLTQEKIDQNYSRELECGYTQSGLHRDDFSFDNSVFHSADKNLASWGSRGQQRLATFTVRLGQIDYLETKYQESPILLLDDIFSELDENHQKLIGKICQRYQTIFTSSEPESVSILPSAKIIQL; from the coding sequence ATGTTTCTCACCAAGTTACTCCTGGAAAATTTCCGGTCTCATCAAAAAACACTTTTTGAATTCGATCCAAAAACCAATCTCATTATTGGTCCGAATGGTTCCGGAAAAACCAATATCCTGGAATCAATTTATCTCCTATCTCACGGCAAGAGTTTTCGCTCAACCTCCCTCTCAAAACTTATTATGTGGGATTCGTCGTATTCCTCGGTTAGGGGTAAACTGTCTACAAACAATGAACTCAGCGAACTGGAGATTCAGCTAACAAACGATCCCGCCAAAACTGCCGTTACCCGTAAGTTATTAATCAATAGGGCCGAAAAACTTCGGAAGGAGTTTATCGGCCAGATTAAAACTGTAATTTTTCACCCCGACGATATTCGGCTAGTAGCCGGCTCCCCCGGCCGTCGACGCGACTTCCTTGATGAAATATTTATGCAATCAGAATGGCGCTATTCCTCCGCCTTATCGCAATACAATCGGGCCCTAAAACACCGTAACGAATTATTAGACCTAATCAGATGTGGCAAAAATAATAAATCCGAACTCTATTATTGGGATCAATCCCTGACAAAAAATGACAAAATAGTCCACGATTTTAGACTATCTTTCATAAAACATCTCAACAATTTTTTTCAAAATCACCCCGACCTGGAAATAAACACAATTTCCATAAACTATTACCCCTCTTTTCTTACTCAAGAAAAAATCGATCAAAATTATTCTCGGGAGCTTGAGTGTGGCTACACTCAATCCGGACTTCACCGCGATGATTTTAGTTTTGATAATTCGGTTTTTCACTCTGCCGACAAGAATTTAGCCAGTTGGGGCAGCCGTGGCCAGCAAAGATTAGCCACATTTACCGTTAGACTAGGACAAATAGACTATCTTGAAACCAAATACCAGGAATCACCCATATTACTTCTGGACGATATCTTTTCGGAATTAGACGAAAACCACCAAAAGCTCATTGGCAAAATTTGCCAAAGGTATCAAACAATATTCACTTCTTCCGAGCCGGAATCAGTCTCTATCCTTCCTTCCGCCAAAATTATTCAGTTATAA
- a CDS encoding superinfection immunity protein translates to MDDVSGFLSLLFILALYLLPTIIAFSKRKKNKVAIFLTNFLLGWTVLGWIISLIWSVTND, encoded by the coding sequence ATGGATGACGTATCAGGTTTTTTATCTTTACTTTTCATATTGGCTTTGTATTTACTGCCAACCATTATTGCTTTTTCAAAGCGGAAAAAGAATAAAGTAGCCATTTTCTTAACTAACTTTTTATTGGGCTGGACGGTATTAGGCTGGATAATTTCTCTAATCTGGTCGGTAACAAACGATTAG
- a CDS encoding cytidine deaminase yields MLTKDEISTLIKVATESRPKSFTVRSKHKIGASVLTVDGEYFGGCLIESVITGLGVCAERSAIDHAVIHGKYQIKAICVVDFKQVHPCGACLQYLTQFYQISNKDIDVVISDIHGVHKITSLKQLLPHGYVTKKHLVYLKRYQG; encoded by the coding sequence GTGCTTACAAAAGACGAAATATCAACTCTTATAAAAGTAGCAACCGAATCGCGTCCGAAATCATTCACTGTCAGATCAAAACATAAAATTGGTGCCTCGGTACTTACGGTCGATGGGGAATACTTCGGGGGCTGTCTTATCGAGTCGGTTATAACCGGTTTAGGAGTTTGTGCCGAAAGATCGGCAATCGACCATGCCGTTATTCATGGTAAATATCAAATTAAAGCTATTTGTGTCGTGGACTTTAAACAGGTCCATCCCTGCGGAGCTTGTTTACAATATTTAACCCAGTTCTATCAAATCAGCAACAAAGATATTGACGTAGTGATTTCCGATATTCATGGGGTCCATAAAATCACCTCTCTAAAACAGCTCCTCCCTCACGGGTACGTTACCAAAAAACATCTTGTCTATTTAAAAAGATATCAGGGCTAA